The sequence GGGGTAGGTGCGTACAGAAACACACCGAGGGTCAAGGTTACGGGGCGGGGTTCGGGGGGTCAAACCGGGTCGCGGTCGGCGGACCGGGCCCTCAGGCGTGCGGCGGCAGCCAGCCGCGCTGGACGGCACGGACCCCGGCCTCGAAACGGCTACGGGCGGTCAATCGCTCCATCAGCTCGTTGGCGATCCGCCGGGCGGTCCTCGGCGAGACTCCCAGCCGCTTGGCGATGGACTCGTCGGTGTGCCCCTGGGCCAGCAGTCGGATCGCGGTCGACTGCTGCGCGGTGAGACCGTCCGTGCCGCATACCTGGACATCGGCGAGCGGCTGGGCGGCCGCCCAGGTGGTTTCGAAGAGCGCACAGAGAGCGGTGAGCATGCCCTCGCCGGTCAGGATGGCCGCACCGGCTGCGGTGTCGTTGCTGCTGACCGGAATCAGAGCGGTGGAACGGTCCACGATGAGCATGCGTATGGGCAGTGAAGCGGCGGTACGGACATGCCCGCCCAAGCCTGCCAGCAGGTTCGCGTGCTCGATCGTCGGCCGGCTGTTGCGGACGCTGTCGAGGTAGATCGTGCGCATCCTTACACCACGGCCGAGCAGGTCCTCATTGAGAGGTCGGGAGGCGGCGATGGCCGCCTCGGTCAGCACCGAGTCCGGCGAGAACGACAGAACCTCCTCCCTCGTGCCGTGAGTCAGGGAGACCAGCCGGTCCCGGATCCTGTCCAGCCCGACGAGCTGCTCCACGCCCGGATGATCACTGTCCGGCGTCAGTTCGGCGTACTCCGCTATGAGCTGCACGGCAGCCGCCCTCGAAGCATCCAATCGCTGCTGCTGGGCCGTGAGTTGAGCCTGCCGCCGGGCCATCAGGATCTCCATCCCGATATCCGGCGAGACGGCCCGCAACCGCCCGTCCTGCTCGACCGACGGCCGCACGAGCGCCAGTTCGCTGAGCTCGTCCAGCGCCCGGCGCACGGCGTCCTCCGATGCCCCGAGGGCCGCCGAGATGGCGGCCACACCGGCTCGCGGCATGGACAGCATGGTGCGATAGACAGCTTCGGCTGTGACGTCCAGCCCGAGCTCGGTCAACACGTTTGCCCCCACCCCGCCATCAATTGGTACGCCCAACCAAATGAATCATCTCAGAATCTTCACCAACACTTCAATTGATCAGCGTATGCATGTCCGCCGGGGCGAATAAGCGGGGCCCGATGCGGCCATGGCCGAAACCGTCCACTGCCGATGGCCATTCCCTCCCGCCAAGCCGTCCATGGTGAAGAGCATGTTTCTCGTCCACGCACGCTTCGAGACGCTGAAGTGCCTTGAAGTTTCGCCGGAAATACGGCAGTTGGCGCGCGCCGCGCTCGTCCTTGGCGATCAGGTCGAACATGTCGCGGTCCACCTCGTGCCGCCGCGGCACTTCGTACTGGGCTTCTATCTCCTGTCGGACTCGCTGGCACAGGCGGAAGCCACAGCGGAGGAGATCAGCCGACGGCTGCTCGATGACACACGCGTCCCTCCGGCCGAGCTCCTGGATGTGGGCGTACCTCTCATCGCCCCTCTGCTCAGGCAATGACCGGTTCCGCGCCCGAGGCAGCCCGTCCAGCCGTACGTCCAGGAGGCCCGATCCGGCCCCTCTGGACGTAACCGTCCAAGGCCGCTTTGGGTCAGCCGCAGCCTCTTCCTACCCCTCTGAGCTGCGACTTAGCTATGCATCACCGAACGGGGCGCGTCACTGCGACGCAGCATCCGCAAGGCCATAGCCACCCCACCTGCCGACCGGCACACATGAAGGGCCAGCCACGCCATGAGCCTCTCCCGTCACCTCCAGGCCAGCACGCTCACCGTTCTCGCCCTGGTGTTCGCGGCCCCCGTGATCGCCCTCTCCGTGCCGGTCCAGAGCAACTCCGCCGCTGCCGCAGTAGTGGGGACCGACGTGCCCGCAGTCGTCACTCCGAACGACATGAGCTGGCAGTAATCACCGATCCCTGGGGGGACAACACCATGAAGACCAGGTCCAGCAAGACCCGCACCACCGTCGGCCTGCTGCTCGCGGGGGCGGTTTCGGTGGGGCTTCTCACCGCCGGTGCGGGCACGGTTCAGGCTGCCGAACAGGTATGCACCGGCACCACCTCGATCTACGGCGTCCTGGACGACGGCCGACTCACCTACTCCTCGATCACCCCCGGCAACGGCAACCGGATCAAGACCCGCATCGGCCCCGCCCTCGGCTTCGAACCCCAGGCCATGGCCACCCTCAACTTCAACACCATCCTCGTCACCTCCACCACCGGCGCCCTCTACCGCGTCGACGTCAAGAGCAACGACGAAACCCTCACCGTCTCCAGCATCGAGAAGATCGCCGACCAGGGCTGGACCCACGACAAGCTCACCTACGACGGATACGGCCACCTCTACGGCACCACCACCACCGGAGTCCTCCTCCAGTACGCCGTCACCCAGGCCAAGCCCCAGGGCCCCCAGCACATCACCAGCCGCACCGAAA is a genomic window of Streptomyces sp. NBC_01237 containing:
- a CDS encoding helix-turn-helix transcriptional regulator yields the protein MLTELGLDVTAEAVYRTMLSMPRAGVAAISAALGASEDAVRRALDELSELALVRPSVEQDGRLRAVSPDIGMEILMARRQAQLTAQQQRLDASRAAAVQLIAEYAELTPDSDHPGVEQLVGLDRIRDRLVSLTHGTREEVLSFSPDSVLTEAAIAASRPLNEDLLGRGVRMRTIYLDSVRNSRPTIEHANLLAGLGGHVRTAASLPIRMLIVDRSTALIPVSSNDTAAGAAILTGEGMLTALCALFETTWAAAQPLADVQVCGTDGLTAQQSTAIRLLAQGHTDESIAKRLGVSPRTARRIANELMERLTARSRFEAGVRAVQRGWLPPHA